The Geotalea uraniireducens Rf4 genome window below encodes:
- a CDS encoding ABC transporter permease, giving the protein MTTFLQSLLIAMRALRVNKMRALLTMLGIIIGIAAVIAMVAIGAGASKMISDQISSIGSNLLLVIPGSTTSGGMRSGSGGTPTLTYDDAKAIKAECPSVGEVAPTVRGTAQVVYGNQNWSTIVMGTTPEMLTVREWPLVAGRNISQSDVDGATKNCLIGQTVADNLFGDLDPVGKIIRIKKIPFTVIGIMDKKGQSPQGQDQDDVIYVPLRTAQRKLFGSQFPNTVGAMMIQAKSAEVLKKAEEEVTALLNQRHRIGPAREVDFSIRNLSEILAVSEQSSKVMSMLLGAVASISLIVGGIGIMNIMLVSVTERTREIGIRIAIGAKQRDILLQFLTEAVLLTTCGGIIGMVLGIAGARIVAQLIGWPTLISLQTIIIAFGFSAGVGVFFGFYPARKAASMNPIEALRYE; this is encoded by the coding sequence ATGACCACTTTCCTGCAAAGCCTTCTCATCGCCATGCGGGCGCTCCGGGTCAACAAGATGCGTGCCCTCTTAACCATGCTCGGCATCATTATCGGCATCGCCGCGGTCATAGCAATGGTGGCCATCGGCGCCGGGGCGAGCAAAATGATCTCCGACCAGATATCCAGCATCGGCAGCAACCTCCTCCTGGTCATCCCCGGCTCAACCACCAGCGGGGGGATGCGCTCCGGCTCCGGCGGCACGCCGACCCTTACCTACGACGACGCCAAGGCCATCAAGGCGGAATGCCCGTCGGTGGGAGAAGTTGCCCCTACGGTCAGGGGAACGGCCCAGGTGGTCTACGGGAACCAGAACTGGTCGACCATCGTCATGGGGACAACACCGGAAATGCTCACCGTCAGGGAATGGCCGCTTGTCGCGGGGAGGAACATCTCCCAGTCCGATGTGGACGGTGCGACAAAGAACTGCCTGATCGGCCAGACCGTCGCCGACAACCTGTTCGGCGACCTTGATCCTGTCGGCAAAATCATCCGCATCAAAAAAATCCCCTTTACAGTTATCGGTATTATGGATAAAAAGGGACAGTCCCCTCAAGGCCAGGATCAGGACGACGTGATCTACGTTCCCCTGCGCACCGCACAGCGCAAACTGTTCGGCAGCCAGTTTCCCAACACTGTCGGCGCGATGATGATCCAGGCCAAAAGCGCGGAAGTCCTGAAGAAGGCTGAAGAGGAAGTGACTGCGCTCTTGAACCAGCGCCACCGGATAGGACCCGCCCGCGAGGTGGATTTTTCCATCAGGAACCTCTCGGAGATCCTGGCCGTCTCCGAACAGTCTTCAAAGGTAATGTCGATGCTGCTCGGGGCGGTCGCATCCATCTCCCTCATCGTCGGCGGGATCGGCATCATGAACATCATGCTCGTGTCGGTGACGGAACGGACCAGGGAGATCGGTATCCGGATAGCGATCGGCGCGAAGCAGCGTGACATCCTCTTGCAGTTCCTCACCGAGGCGGTGCTCCTCACCACCTGCGGCGGGATTATCGGCATGGTGCTCGGAATTGCAGGCGCACGCATCGTTGCCCAACTGATCGGCTGGCCGACGCTTATTTCGCTGCAGACAATCATCATCGCCTTTGGCTTTTCCGCCGGAGTCGGCGTTTTCTTCGGCTTCTACCCAGCCAGAAAGGCTGCATCGATGAATCCCATCGAGGCGCTCAGATACGAGTAA
- a CDS encoding ABC transporter ATP-binding protein, translating into MDEVVKITDVTKVYTMGDQRVEALKGISFSIRRGEFVAIMGASGSGKSTCMNMLGCLDVQTSGEYLLEEVNVGQLSRNELAEIRNRKLGFVFQGFNLLARTTARENVELPLVYAHVPAAERRERAHTSLARVGLAGREGHYSNQLSGGQQQRVAIARALVNEPAIILADEPTGNLDSKTAVEIMAIFQELNRQGITIIMVTHEPEVAAFTGRHIIFRDGVIISDTRNATPTVAAPAEEQSP; encoded by the coding sequence ATGGATGAGGTGGTAAAGATTACAGACGTCACCAAGGTGTATACCATGGGCGACCAGAGGGTGGAAGCGCTGAAGGGGATATCCTTCAGCATCCGGCGGGGCGAATTCGTCGCCATCATGGGGGCGTCGGGGAGCGGCAAGTCCACCTGCATGAACATGCTCGGCTGCCTTGACGTGCAGACGAGCGGCGAATACTTGCTGGAAGAGGTAAATGTCGGCCAACTATCCCGAAACGAACTGGCTGAGATCAGGAACAGGAAGCTCGGCTTCGTATTCCAGGGGTTCAATCTCCTGGCAAGGACTACCGCCCGGGAAAACGTGGAACTGCCGCTCGTCTATGCCCACGTACCGGCAGCCGAGAGAAGGGAGAGGGCCCATACATCCCTGGCGCGGGTGGGACTTGCCGGGCGGGAAGGACATTACTCGAACCAGCTCTCCGGCGGCCAACAGCAGAGGGTGGCCATAGCCCGGGCGCTGGTGAACGAACCGGCGATCATCCTGGCCGACGAACCGACCGGCAACCTGGATTCGAAGACGGCCGTGGAGATCATGGCGATATTCCAGGAGTTGAACCGCCAGGGGATCACCATCATCATGGTCACCCATGAACCGGAGGTAGCGGCCTTTACCGGCAGGCACATCATCTTCCGCGACGGCGTCATCATTTCCGACACCCGGAATGCTACGCCGACCGTCGCAGCTCCGGCAGAGGAGCAATCACCATGA
- a CDS encoding efflux RND transporter periplasmic adaptor subunit codes for MKRIIVIAAILLIAAAVGIYFYARKPAEASYKTVKVEQGPIVSAVSATGTLAAVVTVQVGTQVSGTLAKLYVDFNSPVKKGQTIAQIDPALFLAQVEQSRGNFLNAEANLSKAKVVVADTKRTLGRNKQLMEQGIIAQSDLDAAQTAYDQAVAGVKSAEAVVIQTSGALRQAETNLRYATIRSPVDGIVVSRNVDVGQTVAASFQTPTLFTIAQDLTKMEIDTSVDESDISRIKVGQTANFTVDAYPDRQFSGIVTQIRNAPVVTQNVVTYVVVIGVNNKELMLKPGMTANVAVQTMKKDNVIKIPTAALRFRPKEMKDAKGKGKEKGKGDETRNAGKTKREGGQQVYILSKENKPVPVPVKTGIADDRFVELISGNLKENDEVIVDQVVAGKKSGGMGGGPMGPRF; via the coding sequence ATGAAAAGAATCATCGTTATTGCCGCAATACTTCTGATTGCAGCTGCCGTGGGCATATATTTCTATGCCAGGAAACCGGCAGAGGCGTCATACAAAACGGTCAAGGTGGAACAGGGACCGATCGTCTCCGCCGTTTCCGCCACAGGCACCCTTGCGGCAGTGGTAACGGTGCAGGTAGGCACCCAGGTTTCCGGCACCCTGGCAAAGCTGTACGTGGATTTCAATTCGCCGGTAAAGAAGGGACAGACCATCGCCCAGATCGACCCGGCCCTCTTCCTTGCCCAGGTTGAACAGTCGAGGGGAAATTTCCTCAACGCCGAGGCTAATCTGAGCAAGGCCAAGGTGGTCGTCGCCGACACCAAACGGACCCTCGGCAGAAACAAGCAGTTGATGGAGCAGGGCATCATCGCCCAGAGCGACCTGGACGCAGCTCAAACCGCCTACGATCAGGCCGTGGCCGGCGTCAAATCGGCCGAGGCTGTCGTCATCCAGACAAGCGGCGCACTTCGGCAGGCCGAGACCAACCTCCGCTACGCAACGATCCGGTCGCCGGTTGACGGCATCGTCGTCTCGCGGAATGTGGACGTCGGCCAGACCGTGGCGGCCTCGTTCCAGACCCCAACCCTCTTCACCATCGCCCAGGACCTGACCAAGATGGAGATCGATACCAGCGTGGACGAATCCGACATCAGCCGGATAAAGGTCGGACAGACAGCGAACTTTACCGTGGACGCCTATCCCGACCGGCAGTTTTCCGGGATCGTGACCCAGATCAGGAACGCCCCGGTCGTGACGCAGAACGTCGTCACCTACGTGGTGGTCATAGGTGTGAACAACAAAGAGTTGATGCTGAAGCCCGGAATGACCGCCAACGTGGCCGTCCAGACCATGAAAAAAGACAACGTGATCAAAATCCCCACTGCGGCCTTAAGGTTCAGACCGAAGGAGATGAAGGACGCTAAAGGCAAAGGGAAGGAAAAAGGGAAAGGGGATGAAACCAGGAACGCGGGAAAGACGAAGAGGGAAGGCGGCCAGCAGGTCTACATACTGAGCAAGGAGAACAAACCGGTGCCGGTGCCGGTAAAAACGGGGATTGCCGACGACAGGTTCGTGGAGCTCATTTCGGGCAACCTGAAGGAAAATGACGAGGTGATCGTCGATCAGGTCGTTGCCGGCAAAAAGTCGGGCGGCATGGGTGGCGGACCGATGGGACCGAGGTTCTAA
- a CDS encoding MarR family winged helix-turn-helix transcriptional regulator produces the protein MEFKLDAPLGYVINKTALALKNELGRRFKPYDITVEQWRVLNRLWEKDGLTQKELAEQIFKDQPNTTRILDKLQNKGIIRREASPDDRRAFIINLTGEGRMLRAQLLPVACQMGEDVFTGISEEEQLLLKVLLNKICANIDTISADEK, from the coding sequence ATGGAATTCAAACTGGACGCCCCACTGGGATATGTCATCAATAAAACAGCCCTGGCGCTTAAAAATGAGCTGGGACGGCGTTTCAAACCGTACGACATCACTGTCGAACAATGGCGGGTCCTGAACCGCTTGTGGGAAAAGGACGGCCTGACCCAGAAGGAACTGGCCGAGCAGATTTTCAAGGACCAGCCCAATACGACCCGCATTCTGGACAAACTGCAGAACAAGGGGATTATCAGGAGGGAGGCGAGTCCCGACGACCGGCGGGCCTTCATTATAAACCTGACCGGTGAAGGCAGGATGTTGCGGGCGCAGCTCTTGCCTGTCGCCTGCCAGATGGGTGAGGACGTGTTCACGGGGATTAGTGAAGAGGAACAGCTGCTGCTCAAGGTGCTCCTCAATAAAATTTGCGCCAACATCGACACCATTTCTGCCGATGAGAAATAG
- a CDS encoding phosphatase PAP2 family protein has protein sequence MDTAFYELCYGREGINHKLFMLINHADLPFLDTLMPVITLLGGARFFYLYFALIAAVYVVDRKLMPGRYLVVYAAATMLALLVENLLKEFFHVPRPAMAIGVEQIRILGEIKKYNSLPSGHAFFSFMTAFVLSYGRSARWKLGLFFLAALVAYSRIYVGAHYPLDVAGGAAVGIACGFFVWKLYGVVAGSVKRKISGD, from the coding sequence ATGGACACCGCATTTTACGAGCTTTGCTACGGTAGGGAAGGGATCAACCACAAGCTGTTCATGCTGATCAATCACGCCGACCTGCCGTTCCTGGACACCCTTATGCCGGTCATTACCCTTCTTGGCGGCGCCAGGTTTTTTTACCTGTACTTCGCCCTTATTGCGGCCGTTTATGTCGTCGACAGGAAACTGATGCCGGGCCGCTACCTGGTGGTTTATGCCGCGGCGACCATGCTGGCCCTGCTTGTCGAGAATCTGCTCAAGGAGTTTTTTCACGTGCCGCGCCCTGCCATGGCCATTGGCGTGGAGCAGATCAGAATCCTGGGGGAGATCAAAAAGTACAACAGCCTCCCTTCCGGGCACGCATTCTTCTCCTTCATGACCGCCTTTGTCCTTTCCTACGGCAGAAGCGCGCGCTGGAAGCTGGGCCTCTTCTTCCTTGCGGCCCTCGTCGCCTATTCGCGGATTTACGTGGGCGCCCATTATCCCCTCGATGTGGCAGGGGGGGCGGCTGTCGGCATTGCCTGCGGTTTTTTCGTCTGGAAGCTTTATGGAGTTGTGGCCGGGTCGGTAAAGCGCAAGATATCCGGCGATTGA
- the dinB gene encoding DNA polymerase IV produces the protein MPQRTILHIDMNAFFASVEQQTDPALRGKPVAVTGKSARTIILTASYEARGYGVKTGMRIFEARQKCPDLICVPGNNRRYTSISRRIMAMLHDYTPLVEVFSIDEAFLDITGSLRLFGSASRIAHLIKARIRHRFGLTCSIGIAPNKLLAKLASEMKKPDGLTVIHQERVAAILENLPIRELCGIGRQTERTLTLLGIRTCGELGRFPVHILTRRFGVVGEKLHRMGLGIDDAPVVPAEAAPDVKSVGHSTTLERDITERGEILAILLRLAEMVGRRARKHAVAGKTVTLTIRYADFSTFSLQATAGNYTNQSDDIYQAAVLLLDSVDLRQPVRLLGVRITNLRHHTEQLPLFVEERKKALATAAMDMVNDRFGDFTVTYGSLIDEKKGAGVISPAWRPEGVRHVEVS, from the coding sequence ATGCCCCAGCGCACCATCCTCCATATCGACATGAACGCCTTTTTCGCCTCCGTGGAGCAGCAGACCGACCCCGCCCTGCGCGGCAAACCGGTGGCTGTGACCGGCAAATCTGCGCGGACGATTATTCTGACCGCGTCTTACGAGGCGAGGGGGTACGGCGTCAAAACCGGCATGCGGATCTTCGAGGCGCGGCAAAAGTGCCCCGACCTTATCTGCGTTCCCGGCAACAACCGCAGATATACCTCCATCTCCCGCCGGATCATGGCCATGCTCCACGACTATACCCCGCTCGTGGAGGTGTTCTCCATCGATGAGGCGTTCCTCGACATCACCGGCTCGCTCCGCCTCTTCGGCTCCGCATCCCGCATCGCCCACCTGATCAAGGCCCGCATCAGGCACCGCTTCGGACTCACCTGCTCCATCGGCATTGCTCCGAACAAGCTCCTCGCAAAACTCGCCTCGGAGATGAAAAAGCCGGACGGCCTGACCGTCATCCACCAGGAAAGGGTCGCCGCCATCCTCGAAAACCTGCCGATCAGGGAACTGTGCGGCATCGGCCGCCAGACGGAGCGCACCCTCACCTTGCTCGGCATCAGGACCTGCGGCGAGCTGGGACGGTTTCCGGTACATATCCTGACGAGGCGCTTCGGCGTGGTCGGCGAAAAGCTGCACCGGATGGGGCTCGGGATCGATGATGCGCCGGTCGTCCCCGCCGAGGCGGCTCCGGACGTGAAATCAGTGGGGCACAGCACGACCCTGGAACGGGACATAACGGAGCGAGGCGAGATCCTCGCCATCCTCCTCCGGCTCGCAGAGATGGTGGGGAGACGGGCGAGGAAGCATGCCGTGGCGGGCAAGACCGTCACCCTTACCATACGCTACGCCGATTTCAGCACCTTCAGCCTCCAGGCAACGGCTGGCAACTACACCAACCAAAGCGACGACATCTACCAGGCGGCTGTGCTGCTCCTGGACAGCGTAGACCTCCGCCAGCCGGTGCGCCTCCTCGGCGTGCGTATCACCAACCTGCGCCACCACACGGAGCAGCTCCCTCTCTTTGTCGAGGAACGGAAAAAGGCCCTGGCCACCGCGGCGATGGATATGGTGAACGACCGTTTCGGGGATTTTACGGTGACCTACGGGAGCCTGATCGACGAGAAGAAGGGGGCCGGCGTCATCTCCCCGGCCTGGCGGCCGGAAGGGGTGAGGCATGTGGAAGTATCTTGA
- a CDS encoding nucleotidyltransferase domain-containing protein, with amino-acid sequence MPDDNEKLKYGLKQTTIEKINGVFAAHPQIEQVILYGSRAKGNYRNGSDIDLTIRGKGVTLSQLLKIETELDDLLLPYKIDLSLLHQIDDPGFIDHIQRVGIVFYEKPNLPAGGNDGQETDEM; translated from the coding sequence ATGCCGGATGACAATGAGAAGTTAAAATACGGCCTAAAACAAACCACCATCGAAAAAATCAACGGGGTATTCGCCGCCCATCCGCAGATAGAGCAGGTGATACTGTACGGTTCACGCGCCAAAGGGAATTATCGCAACGGCTCGGATATCGACCTCACCATCAGGGGTAAAGGCGTTACGCTTTCACAACTGCTGAAGATCGAAACTGAACTGGATGACCTGCTGTTGCCCTATAAAATCGACCTTTCCTTGCTGCATCAAATTGATGACCCTGGCTTCATCGATCATATCCAGCGTGTCGGCATCGTTTTTTATGAAAAACCGAACCTCCCCGCAGGCGGAAATGACGGCCAAGAAACAGATGAAATGTAA
- a CDS encoding nucleotidyltransferase substrate binding protein: protein MNHQDIRWQQRFSHYQKALLQLNKAVELSRQRPLSQLEQLGLIQAFKFTHELAWNVMKDYFEYQGNTSITGSRDATREAFRRNLIADGEGWMEMIQSRNMTSHTYNQDVADEIAEKVTAIYYDLSKAFEKKMQDLKNAG, encoded by the coding sequence ATGAACCACCAAGACATCCGCTGGCAGCAACGTTTCAGTCATTATCAAAAGGCATTGTTGCAACTGAACAAAGCGGTGGAACTCAGCCGGCAGCGCCCCCTATCTCAACTTGAGCAACTAGGTCTTATTCAAGCCTTTAAGTTCACCCATGAGCTGGCCTGGAACGTCATGAAGGATTACTTCGAATACCAGGGAAACACCTCGATCACGGGTTCCCGTGATGCAACCCGCGAGGCCTTTCGAAGGAACCTGATTGCCGATGGCGAAGGGTGGATGGAGATGATCCAGAGCCGGAATATGACGTCGCACACCTACAACCAGGATGTTGCCGACGAAATAGCGGAGAAAGTGACCGCCATTTATTATGATCTGTCAAAGGCTTTTGAAAAGAAAATGCAGGACCTGAAAAATGCCGGATGA
- a CDS encoding BsuBI/PstI family type II restriction endonuclease, whose product MEREMPMIPLTVAHGKSIQLLPGKHNRLIMKIIDEFGPRFVPGGVVLYVSDTGGKCGYFDKAGLSVLGIKVDIHDKMPDVVIHYPAKNWILLIDTVTGHGTINAVRRKELAERFASSIAGRCYLSVFPTLTDFSRHEIDISWETDVWIAEAPTHMIHFNGDRFLGRY is encoded by the coding sequence ATGGAAAGAGAAATGCCAATGATTCCGCTGACTGTCGCCCATGGCAAGAGCATTCAGTTGCTGCCGGGGAAGCACAACCGGCTTATCATGAAAATCATCGATGAATTCGGCCCCCGGTTTGTGCCGGGTGGGGTTGTCCTGTATGTGAGCGATACCGGCGGGAAGTGCGGATACTTCGACAAAGCGGGACTTTCTGTCCTCGGCATTAAGGTTGACATTCATGACAAAATGCCGGATGTGGTCATTCATTACCCTGCGAAAAACTGGATTCTTCTCATCGATACCGTCACGGGTCACGGCACGATAAACGCCGTGCGGCGCAAAGAACTGGCGGAAAGGTTTGCTTCCTCCATCGCCGGACGGTGCTATTTATCAGTCTTTCCCACGCTGACGGACTTTTCCCGCCATGAGATTGACATTTCCTGGGAAACCGATGTATGGATAGCGGAAGCGCCGACGCACATGATCCATTTCAATGGAGATCGTTTTCTCGGACGGTATTAA
- a CDS encoding helix-turn-helix domain-containing protein, translating into MRKASENIRAILAENIRNFRHKKNFSQEELAEKCGLHRTYIGSVERGERNVTLSTLEVLASTLGVSVPELLSKDARP; encoded by the coding sequence ATGAGAAAGGCGAGTGAAAATATCAGGGCCATTCTTGCCGAGAACATACGTAACTTCAGGCACAAGAAGAACTTCTCACAAGAAGAATTGGCTGAAAAATGTGGCCTTCACCGGACCTATATCGGTTCTGTAGAGCGTGGCGAACGTAACGTTACGTTGAGCACCCTGGAAGTGCTGGCGTCGACTCTCGGCGTCTCCGTACCGGAACTGTTAAGCAAAGATGCCAGGCCTTAA
- a CDS encoding DUF3883 domain-containing protein — protein sequence MSSQQTAKVAAELLASTDPLVRIPTKKEKRNLLMAFASKNKVIYGNAFDAVRLQKNIDLNDIESVIHNIDCITLIEVKSTSKENIDGSFSGYFFGLTTAELLVAQNLGDKYRFIFVNTLTGGCMELKLNEIFAKAKGIYPQWSISF from the coding sequence ATGAGCAGCCAACAAACAGCCAAAGTTGCCGCAGAATTACTTGCCAGCACTGACCCTCTCGTTCGTATTCCTACCAAAAAGGAAAAAAGAAATTTGCTTATGGCTTTTGCAAGCAAAAACAAGGTTATTTACGGAAATGCTTTTGATGCAGTCAGGCTGCAAAAGAACATTGATTTGAATGATATTGAATCAGTGATACACAATATCGATTGCATAACCTTGATAGAAGTAAAATCAACAAGCAAGGAAAATATAGATGGCAGCTTTTCCGGATATTTCTTTGGACTGACTACGGCCGAACTATTAGTCGCTCAAAATCTTGGCGACAAGTACCGGTTTATTTTCGTAAATACCTTGACCGGTGGGTGTATGGAACTGAAACTGAATGAGATATTCGCTAAAGCTAAAGGCATTTATCCGCAATGGAGCATCAGTTTTTAA
- a CDS encoding type II toxin-antitoxin system VapC family toxin, translating into MIFLPDTNAWIRFLNPGENRVKEHFLTVDPVTMRFCSVVKAELYYGALKSSRSEENLALIEELFANFESLTFDDDAARRYGEIRATLSRQGTPIGPNDLMIASIASVHGAVVVTHNSREFSRVDGLKIEDWET; encoded by the coding sequence ATGATCTTTCTCCCTGACACGAATGCATGGATTCGTTTCCTGAACCCTGGCGAAAACCGGGTTAAAGAACATTTCCTGACTGTAGATCCTGTAACAATGCGATTCTGTTCGGTTGTAAAAGCCGAATTGTACTATGGAGCGTTGAAGAGCAGCCGTTCGGAGGAAAACCTGGCGCTTATCGAGGAGCTGTTTGCCAACTTCGAGTCACTCACCTTTGATGATGATGCAGCCAGAAGATATGGTGAAATACGTGCGACACTTTCCCGGCAGGGAACGCCAATAGGACCAAACGACTTGATGATCGCGTCCATTGCGTCAGTACACGGAGCGGTTGTGGTGACACACAATTCAAGAGAGTTTTCGCGCGTGGATGGCTTGAAGATCGAGGATTGGGAAACGTAG
- a CDS encoding putative toxin-antitoxin system toxin component, PIN family, whose product MVRVVLDANQFVSALLKPGSNPDAIMRLVREEKVILLLSETICDEILRVLTYPKIRNRLNRSDDYLADFVKKLRAVAVITPGTLPLDPIKADADDTKYLVCAIEGKADFIVSGDRHLKDLKSFQGIRIVDPATFLAVIVENSFGG is encoded by the coding sequence ATGGTGCGGGTCGTCCTCGATGCCAACCAGTTTGTCAGCGCCCTGCTGAAGCCGGGCTCAAATCCTGATGCAATCATGCGGCTCGTCCGGGAAGAAAAGGTCATTCTCCTCCTGTCCGAGACGATCTGCGATGAAATCCTGCGCGTCCTCACCTACCCGAAGATCCGTAACCGCCTCAACAGATCGGACGACTACTTGGCCGATTTTGTGAAAAAACTGAGGGCGGTAGCCGTCATCACCCCCGGCACGCTCCCCCTCGATCCCATCAAGGCGGACGCCGACGACACCAAGTACCTTGTCTGCGCAATCGAGGGCAAAGCCGATTTCATCGTCTCCGGTGACCGCCATCTCAAGGACCTGAAATCATTTCAGGGAATCAGGATCGTTGATCCTGCCACTTTTCTTGCAGTGATAGTGGAAAACTCTTTCGGCGGATAG
- a CDS encoding type II toxin-antitoxin system prevent-host-death family antitoxin produces MLKKVSAIKVRQNLGQVMNEVALKSDEYIVERAGKPLVAIIPIEKYLSMKRERDEFFRMYEELQTEATGGDEESIDKDVEEAVSAAGR; encoded by the coding sequence ATGTTAAAAAAGGTATCGGCCATCAAAGTCCGCCAGAACCTTGGCCAGGTCATGAACGAGGTGGCGCTGAAGTCCGACGAATACATCGTGGAACGGGCAGGGAAGCCCTTGGTCGCAATCATTCCCATCGAGAAGTACCTGAGTATGAAGCGGGAGCGGGACGAGTTCTTTCGCATGTACGAGGAATTGCAGACAGAGGCAACGGGTGGCGACGAAGAGAGCATTGATAAGGATGTCGAGGAAGCCGTCAGTGCGGCAGGGCGCTAA
- the lexA gene encoding transcriptional repressor LexA, with amino-acid sequence MEKLTPRQQMVLAFISAHLESHGYPPTLREIGGHLGINGTLGVMKHLDALERKGFITRNAGSSRGIVLVGAVAATSIPIVGVVRAGALQPAIEDIEGYFAVDRALVKGADCFFLRVKGDSMIEAGIRSGDLALVRPQATADNGDIVVARINDEATLKRFFREKDRIRLQPENSAMEPIIVKAKAGEVNIIGKVTGIFRSLE; translated from the coding sequence ATGGAGAAACTCACCCCCCGGCAACAGATGGTGCTCGCGTTCATCTCCGCCCACCTGGAAAGCCACGGCTATCCTCCCACCCTGCGGGAAATCGGCGGCCATCTCGGCATCAACGGCACCCTCGGCGTCATGAAACACCTGGATGCCCTGGAGCGGAAGGGATTCATCACCAGAAACGCCGGCAGCTCCCGGGGCATCGTCCTCGTCGGCGCAGTCGCGGCCACCTCCATCCCCATAGTCGGAGTGGTGCGGGCCGGGGCCTTGCAGCCGGCCATCGAGGACATCGAGGGGTATTTCGCCGTTGACCGTGCCCTAGTCAAAGGTGCTGACTGCTTCTTCCTCCGGGTCAAGGGTGACTCCATGATCGAGGCGGGCATCCGCTCCGGGGACCTGGCCCTCGTCCGTCCCCAGGCAACAGCCGACAACGGCGACATCGTCGTTGCACGGATAAACGACGAGGCCACCCTGAAGCGTTTCTTCCGGGAAAAGGACCGTATCCGTCTCCAGCCGGAGAACAGCGCCATGGAACCGATCATCGTCAAGGCAAAAGCCGGCGAGGTGAACATAATCGGCAAGGTAACCGGCATCTTCCGCTCGCTTGAATGA